From Canis lupus baileyi chromosome 16, mCanLup2.hap1, whole genome shotgun sequence, a single genomic window includes:
- the FAM163B gene encoding protein FAM163B, with translation MTAGTVVITGGILATVILLCIIAVLCYCRLQYYCCKKDESEEDEEEPDFAVHSHLPPLPGGRNLVLTNGPALYPAASTSFSQKTPQARALCRSCSHYEPPAFFLQEPEDESVRNGGERVAYQSVGQEDSELPPGGLGGLQALNPNRLSAMREAFSRSRSISTDV, from the exons ATGACAGCCGGGACGGTGGTCATCACTGGGGGCATCTTGGCGACTGTGATTCTGCTCTGCATCATCGCTGTTCTGTGCTACTGCCGGCTTCAG TACTACTGCTGCAAGAAGGACGAGTcagaggaggacgaggaggagccTGACTTCGCTGTGCACTCGCACCTGCCCCCGCTGCCCGGCGGCCGCAACCTCGTGCTCACCAACGGGCCGGCGCTCTACCCGGCCGCCTCCACCTCCTTCAGCCAGAAGACCCCGCAGGCCCGCGCCCTGTGCCGCAGCTGCTCCCACTACGAGCCACCCGCCTTCTTCCTGCAGGAGCCCGAGGACGAGAGCGTGCGCAACGGCGGGGAGCGCGTGGCCTACCAGAGCGTGGGCCAGGAGGACTCGGAGCTGCCgcccggggggctggggggcctgcAGGCGCTCAACCCCAACCGCCTGTCGGCCATGCGGGAGGCCTTCTCCCGGAGCCGCAGCATCAGCACCGATGTCTGA